The Sinomonas sp. P10A9 genome includes a window with the following:
- a CDS encoding gluconate 2-dehydrogenase subunit 3 family protein, producing MDQTARALRVLTPYQAAQADALFETLFPAGQGTPGAVETGVTEYLDLTLEGHSADDLPRYQWFFAALEETAQAKYGHAFAEATIDERHDIVSLAEQGELSERLPAQDQRDFFGLVVAHLQEGLFADPVHGGNKDALGWKFLRHPGVWLENSAEENLSEEHVLKDRIKTLADALSEIPRDTEGHRLKQLGYENAVNPQLTDEVDVLLVGVGAMGGVSAQVFAEAGLSVVGLEAGPFRPLDEFLPDELEHAYYTRGGLGPKFQLETPRWREDTSEPETKPATFSLGRMVNGVGGSAGHYGSWLRRFHEWQFAPKSHYENLYGRNVLPEDCSLADWPVAYKDLEPYYTRLEHLIGIAGDGSNPFVTRSRALPLPPTRPFVLGQKFTDATRAAGLHPHPVPVGFTTEAYDGRRATGYSAWNNGLGSFLGDRWHPGLGPVPAAIATGRFELRTHSRVTRIITDETGAARGVEWIDPRGRVRTQYARAVVLSAYTYENLRLMFLSADAKHSDGLGNNSGQLGRHYMTKMFGHVDATFPDVNFNRHTGPAAQGVVLDDFLSKDFRSLEHGFLGGATLGAEQQALPLQIARETLPPSVPSWGPAYRDHLAKWPHQGVIRIQPDALPYASHRIDMDPLHRDRSGLGMPLVRVTYRLRENERKLAAWMAQRASGLLRDMGATETWEGPFFTGVGSSHDLGGARFGHDPAGSVLDENLAVHDTKNLYMYSGAAFPSCPGINPTLTIWAVVMRAAEHLARQLGGALQEGAAE from the coding sequence ATGGACCAGACAGCCCGAGCCCTCCGCGTCCTCACCCCGTACCAGGCCGCCCAGGCCGACGCCCTCTTCGAGACGCTGTTCCCCGCAGGCCAAGGCACTCCCGGAGCCGTCGAGACCGGTGTGACAGAGTACCTCGACCTCACCCTCGAGGGCCACAGCGCCGACGACCTCCCCCGCTACCAGTGGTTCTTCGCGGCCCTCGAGGAGACCGCACAGGCCAAGTACGGCCACGCATTCGCGGAGGCAACCATTGACGAACGGCACGACATCGTCTCACTCGCCGAGCAGGGAGAGCTCTCCGAGCGGCTCCCCGCGCAAGACCAGCGCGACTTCTTCGGCCTCGTCGTCGCCCACCTCCAGGAGGGCCTCTTCGCCGACCCCGTGCACGGAGGCAACAAGGACGCCCTCGGCTGGAAGTTCCTCCGGCACCCCGGGGTGTGGCTCGAGAACTCCGCCGAGGAGAACCTCAGCGAGGAACACGTGCTCAAGGACCGGATCAAGACCCTCGCCGATGCCCTGAGCGAGATCCCCCGCGACACGGAAGGCCACCGGCTCAAGCAGCTCGGGTACGAGAACGCCGTGAACCCGCAGTTGACCGACGAGGTCGATGTCCTGCTCGTCGGAGTGGGAGCCATGGGCGGGGTGAGCGCACAGGTCTTCGCCGAGGCAGGCCTGAGCGTCGTCGGCCTCGAGGCGGGCCCCTTCCGCCCGCTCGACGAGTTCCTCCCGGACGAGCTCGAGCACGCCTACTACACCCGCGGCGGCCTCGGCCCCAAGTTCCAGCTGGAGACCCCCCGCTGGCGCGAGGACACCTCCGAGCCGGAGACGAAGCCCGCAACCTTCTCCCTCGGCCGGATGGTCAACGGTGTCGGCGGCTCCGCCGGCCACTATGGCTCGTGGCTGCGCCGCTTCCATGAGTGGCAGTTCGCCCCGAAGTCCCACTACGAGAACCTCTACGGGCGCAATGTCCTGCCCGAGGACTGCTCGCTGGCGGACTGGCCGGTCGCCTACAAGGACCTCGAACCCTACTACACGCGCCTTGAGCACCTCATCGGCATCGCCGGAGACGGCAGCAATCCCTTCGTGACCCGCTCGCGCGCCCTCCCGCTGCCGCCGACGAGGCCGTTCGTCCTCGGCCAGAAGTTCACCGACGCCACCCGCGCCGCAGGCCTACACCCGCACCCCGTTCCCGTCGGGTTCACCACCGAGGCCTACGACGGCCGCCGCGCAACCGGCTACAGCGCCTGGAACAACGGCCTCGGCTCCTTCCTGGGCGATCGCTGGCACCCCGGCCTCGGCCCGGTACCCGCTGCGATCGCCACCGGGCGCTTCGAGCTGCGCACCCACTCCCGCGTCACCCGCATCATCACGGACGAGACCGGCGCCGCCCGCGGCGTCGAGTGGATCGACCCCAGGGGCCGTGTTCGCACCCAGTACGCCCGCGCGGTCGTCCTCTCTGCCTACACCTACGAGAACCTGCGCCTGATGTTCCTCTCCGCCGACGCCAAGCACTCCGACGGGCTCGGCAACAACAGCGGCCAGCTCGGCCGGCACTACATGACCAAGATGTTCGGACACGTGGACGCCACGTTCCCCGACGTGAACTTCAACCGCCACACGGGCCCGGCCGCCCAGGGCGTCGTGCTCGACGACTTCCTCTCGAAGGATTTCCGCTCCCTCGAGCACGGCTTCCTCGGGGGTGCGACCCTGGGAGCCGAACAGCAGGCCCTGCCGCTGCAGATCGCCCGCGAGACGCTCCCGCCGTCGGTCCCGTCATGGGGTCCCGCGTACCGGGACCACCTCGCCAAGTGGCCCCACCAGGGCGTGATCCGCATCCAGCCGGATGCCCTCCCGTACGCATCGCATCGGATCGACATGGACCCGCTCCACCGCGACCGCTCGGGACTGGGCATGCCACTCGTGCGCGTCACCTACCGGCTGCGGGAGAACGAGCGCAAGCTCGCCGCGTGGATGGCGCAGCGGGCCAGCGGGCTCCTGCGGGACATGGGCGCCACCGAGACCTGGGAAGGGCCGTTCTTCACCGGCGTCGGCTCCAGCCACGACCTCGGCGGTGCCCGCTTCGGCCACGACCCCGCCGGCTCGGTCCTGGACGAGAACCTCGCCGTGCACGACACCAAGAACCTCTACATGTACTCCGGCGCGGCCTTCCCTAGCTGCC
- a CDS encoding acyl CoA:acetate/3-ketoacid CoA transferase, which translates to MQKVAVLTARQAADLVDDRDVVTVSSSSALGCPDAVLAGLGQRFAETGHPRSLTSVHPIAAGDMYGVLGIDHIAQPGMLHRVVAGSYPSGPSSAEPPRIWQMITGGEVEAYNFPSGVVYQMHRAAASHQPGVFTQVGIDTFVDPRQQGGRMNDATPAENVELAEIKGEEWLFFPSIVPNVAIIRATTADEHGNLTFEDEGSPLGALDLAYAAHNNGGIVIAQVKRLAEEGSLHPQEVRVPGILVDAVVLAADQLQTTLTQNDPAISGQLRRPLSVLPPVAFSLEKIMARRAACELHAGEIVNLGFGVSALVPHVLLEEGQGREISWVIEQGAVGGVPLLDFAFGCSQNPDAIMPSIDQFTLLQGGGFDRSLLSFLEIDRDGSVNVHYLPKRRHVTAGVGGFADITTAAPEIVFIGSFTAGRRDIGIDGGRLEIRADGPHTKFVERVAQVTFSGKQALARGQKVTYITERAVLRLTPDGLMVTEVAPGVDLQRDVLDRSDFPLLVAEEIKTMDPSLFSPERLGLVLDRAPLHPRLQRQATAHPANPAVAAR; encoded by the coding sequence ATGCAGAAAGTCGCAGTACTCACCGCCCGCCAGGCTGCGGACCTCGTGGACGACCGGGACGTCGTCACCGTGAGCTCCTCCAGCGCGCTGGGCTGCCCCGACGCGGTCCTCGCCGGGCTTGGCCAGCGTTTCGCCGAGACGGGCCACCCCCGCTCCCTCACGAGCGTGCACCCGATCGCCGCAGGGGACATGTACGGAGTCCTGGGCATCGACCACATCGCCCAGCCCGGTATGCTCCACCGGGTCGTCGCGGGGTCCTACCCCTCCGGCCCATCCTCTGCCGAGCCCCCGCGGATCTGGCAGATGATCACCGGCGGCGAGGTCGAGGCCTACAACTTCCCCTCCGGCGTTGTCTACCAGATGCACCGCGCGGCCGCCTCTCATCAGCCCGGAGTCTTCACCCAGGTCGGGATCGACACCTTCGTCGACCCGCGCCAGCAGGGCGGCCGCATGAACGACGCGACCCCGGCCGAGAATGTGGAGCTCGCCGAGATCAAGGGCGAAGAATGGCTCTTCTTCCCCTCCATCGTCCCCAACGTCGCCATCATCCGGGCCACGACGGCGGACGAGCATGGGAACCTCACCTTCGAGGATGAGGGATCTCCGCTCGGCGCCCTCGACCTCGCCTACGCCGCCCACAACAACGGCGGAATCGTCATCGCCCAGGTCAAGCGCCTCGCCGAGGAGGGCAGCCTCCACCCTCAGGAGGTGCGCGTCCCCGGCATCCTGGTCGACGCCGTCGTCCTGGCCGCGGACCAGCTCCAGACCACCCTCACCCAGAACGACCCGGCCATCTCCGGCCAGCTCCGACGCCCGCTCTCCGTCCTGCCACCGGTGGCCTTCTCACTGGAGAAGATCATGGCCCGCCGCGCCGCCTGCGAGCTGCACGCCGGTGAGATCGTCAATCTCGGCTTCGGCGTCTCGGCCCTTGTCCCGCACGTCCTGCTCGAGGAAGGCCAGGGCAGGGAGATCAGCTGGGTCATCGAGCAGGGCGCCGTCGGCGGCGTGCCCCTGCTGGACTTCGCGTTCGGCTGCTCGCAGAACCCGGACGCGATCATGCCCAGCATCGACCAGTTCACCCTCCTGCAGGGCGGCGGCTTCGATCGCTCGCTCCTGTCGTTCCTGGAGATCGACCGCGACGGCAGCGTCAACGTCCACTACCTGCCCAAACGGCGCCACGTCACCGCCGGGGTAGGCGGCTTCGCCGACATTACGACCGCGGCACCCGAAATCGTCTTCATCGGCTCCTTCACCGCCGGCCGGCGGGACATCGGCATCGACGGCGGGAGGCTAGAGATCCGCGCCGACGGCCCCCACACCAAGTTCGTCGAACGCGTCGCTCAGGTGACCTTCTCCGGCAAGCAAGCCCTCGCGCGCGGCCAGAAGGTCACCTACATCACCGAGCGAGCGGTCCTCAGGCTCACCCCCGATGGCCTGATGGTCACCGAGGTCGCCCCAGGAGTCGACCTCCAGCGGGATGTCCTGGACCGAAGCGACTTCCCCCTCCTGGTCGCCGAAGAGATCAAGACCATGGACCCTTCGCTCTTCTCCCCGGAGCGCCTCGGCCTCGTCCTCGACCGAGCGCCACTGCACCCGCGCCTGCAGCGCCAGGCCACAGCCCACCCAGCCAATCCAGCCGTCGCCGCCCGCTGA
- a CDS encoding Gfo/Idh/MocA family protein, whose translation MNTIAWGLIGASDIASTRMIRALRGEGHKVVGVASGNSGRARAFADANGLAFGTSDLDELLESDIDAVYISSTNDRHFRHALAAIAAGKHVLCEKPLALRVEDAEAMVRAAEDAGLLLAVNHHLPGNPLHRKVRDFVASGTIGQPVAARVDHAVLLPERLRGWRLGSSVPGSGVLLDITCHDASVLNPLLGRPTAVTALAVQQAAWNAGGQHDAAMTVIEYQGPDGRPILAQTHDAFTVAFNRTSLTVHGTEASVTVLDAMTQDTPGQILLTDVHGTREIDVDCSEDLYSIVVRNFADAVARRGRPTATGADGVLALCVALAAEESARTGRTVRFD comes from the coding sequence GTGAACACCATCGCCTGGGGACTGATCGGGGCGAGTGACATCGCCTCGACCCGCATGATCCGCGCCCTCCGCGGAGAGGGCCACAAGGTCGTCGGCGTCGCCTCGGGCAATTCCGGGCGGGCGCGCGCCTTCGCCGACGCGAACGGTCTCGCCTTCGGCACCTCGGACCTCGACGAGCTGCTCGAGTCCGACATCGACGCCGTCTACATCTCCTCCACCAACGACCGCCACTTCCGGCACGCCCTTGCAGCCATCGCCGCAGGCAAGCACGTGCTGTGCGAGAAGCCGCTCGCCCTCAGGGTCGAGGACGCCGAAGCGATGGTCCGCGCCGCCGAGGATGCAGGCCTTCTCCTGGCCGTGAACCACCATCTGCCCGGCAACCCCCTGCACCGCAAGGTGAGGGATTTCGTCGCCTCCGGCACCATCGGCCAACCCGTCGCGGCCCGGGTCGACCACGCCGTCCTGCTGCCCGAGCGCCTGCGCGGGTGGCGGCTGGGCTCCTCTGTTCCTGGCAGCGGGGTTCTGCTCGACATCACCTGCCACGACGCCTCCGTCCTGAACCCGCTGCTCGGCCGGCCCACCGCAGTAACTGCCCTCGCGGTCCAGCAGGCCGCCTGGAACGCCGGAGGCCAGCACGACGCCGCAATGACGGTCATCGAGTACCAAGGCCCCGATGGCCGGCCGATCCTGGCCCAGACGCACGACGCATTCACCGTCGCGTTCAACCGGACCTCGTTGACCGTGCACGGGACCGAGGCCAGCGTCACCGTCCTGGACGCCATGACCCAGGACACCCCGGGCCAGATCCTGCTCACCGATGTCCACGGCACACGCGAGATCGACGTCGACTGTTCAGAGGACCTCTACAGCATCGTGGTCCGCAACTTCGCCGACGCCGTCGCACGCCGCGGCCGCCCCACCGCTACAGGAGCCGACGGGGTCCTGGCGCTCTGCGTCGCCCTCGCCGCCGAAGAATCTGCCCGCACCGGCCGCACCGTCCGGTTCGACTGA
- a CDS encoding substrate-binding domain-containing protein yields MYNRHAAGLRRKGSKTLGLVVTDIRNPYFADLAMGVEEAAADAGYTLLVGYSRDDVEQQNKHLATMVEQQAEGIVLLPAIGSEKEQLSRIVDRGKVPVVQLARSISPEFGYVGADNRQAARLIAEHVAALGASAAVLIGGPAGSSAREDRLAGLAEGFAGTPVRFDPSQAVPSRNNPHDGADAFASAVDRGTVPEVVLAYSDAVAIGIYARLRRLGLEPGRDVAVASFDDVPLAELLQPPLTSVATHPRQVGRDAGLSLLDSIATGVPPAPSPPLATSLRIRASTASWRTSIRH; encoded by the coding sequence GTGTACAACCGGCACGCGGCCGGCCTTCGGCGCAAGGGCTCGAAGACTCTCGGCCTCGTGGTCACCGACATCCGGAACCCCTACTTCGCCGACCTAGCCATGGGAGTCGAAGAGGCAGCAGCCGATGCCGGGTACACCCTGCTTGTCGGCTACAGCCGGGACGACGTCGAGCAACAGAACAAGCACCTGGCCACGATGGTCGAGCAGCAGGCCGAGGGCATTGTCCTGCTGCCGGCTATTGGCTCGGAGAAGGAGCAGCTCAGCCGCATCGTCGACCGGGGGAAGGTCCCGGTGGTCCAGCTCGCCCGGTCCATCTCCCCCGAGTTCGGCTACGTCGGCGCCGACAACCGCCAGGCCGCACGCCTGATCGCGGAGCATGTCGCCGCACTCGGGGCGTCCGCCGCGGTCCTGATCGGCGGCCCCGCCGGGTCCAGCGCCCGCGAAGACAGGCTGGCCGGCCTCGCCGAGGGCTTCGCCGGAACGCCTGTCCGCTTCGATCCCTCCCAAGCGGTGCCGAGCCGGAACAATCCGCACGACGGGGCCGATGCCTTCGCATCCGCCGTCGACCGCGGCACGGTCCCCGAGGTTGTGCTCGCCTACAGCGACGCAGTCGCCATCGGGATCTACGCCCGGCTCCGCCGACTCGGACTCGAGCCGGGGCGCGACGTCGCGGTGGCCAGTTTCGACGATGTCCCCTTGGCAGAGCTGCTCCAGCCGCCGCTCACCTCTGTGGCCACGCACCCCCGCCAGGTCGGCCGCGATGCCGGGCTCAGCCTGCTGGACTCAATCGCCACCGGGGTGCCCCCAGCGCCGTCGCCACCTCTGGCGACGTCCCTCCGCATCCGCGCCTCGACCGCCTCCTGGCGAACATCAATCCGACACTAA
- a CDS encoding ABC transporter substrate-binding protein: MRSPLKITAAAAASAALVGSLAACAANEPANSGASGGKTLEITSWWTSGSEADALDVLTAAAKSAVPGLSIDNAAVSGGGGANARQALAARLQAGSPPDTWQLHPAGQLKAYVDGGQVADVSQLWSDNGWASKLPKDVAEAQQVNGKYYTVPIGVHRGNVLWTNPAVLSNAGVTIDPKAGVDSLITDLKKIQSTGTTPVCLGDKDVFASAELLESLIMARTGADNWKKLFTNSYSFGAPEVKQALNDYVTILGMANKDHSALTWDEAAKNMADGKCAVNLMGDWAFGELRNAGKQPGKDFAWATFPGKEEVFDYVGDGFSTPASNLKHPDEAKAWLKTLMDPKVQTDFAAKKGSIPARTDADISSLSQYQQQAAAAFKSVPVVSSLAHGQVTTAEFAQTYSDAVTALNGGGSIDAFVSAMVQAQSSQLK, encoded by the coding sequence ATGCGTTCACCCCTGAAGATCACCGCTGCCGCCGCAGCCTCGGCGGCTCTGGTGGGCTCCCTCGCGGCCTGTGCCGCGAACGAGCCGGCAAACTCGGGCGCGAGCGGCGGCAAGACCCTGGAGATCACGTCCTGGTGGACGTCGGGCTCCGAAGCGGATGCCCTCGACGTCCTCACGGCGGCGGCCAAGTCCGCCGTCCCGGGACTCAGCATCGACAACGCAGCCGTCTCGGGCGGCGGCGGCGCCAATGCCCGCCAGGCCCTCGCCGCCCGTCTCCAGGCCGGTAGCCCGCCCGACACCTGGCAGCTGCACCCCGCCGGCCAGCTCAAGGCCTACGTCGACGGCGGCCAGGTGGCCGACGTCAGCCAGCTGTGGTCCGACAACGGCTGGGCGTCCAAGCTTCCCAAGGATGTCGCCGAGGCACAGCAGGTCAACGGCAAGTACTACACCGTCCCGATCGGCGTCCACCGCGGCAACGTCCTGTGGACGAACCCGGCGGTCCTGTCCAATGCAGGAGTGACGATCGACCCCAAGGCCGGCGTCGATTCCCTCATCACGGACCTCAAGAAGATCCAGTCCACGGGTACGACGCCCGTCTGCCTTGGCGACAAGGACGTCTTCGCCTCTGCCGAGCTGCTCGAGTCCCTGATCATGGCCCGCACAGGCGCGGACAACTGGAAGAAGCTGTTCACCAACAGCTACTCCTTCGGGGCTCCGGAGGTGAAGCAGGCCCTCAATGACTACGTCACCATCCTCGGCATGGCGAACAAGGACCACTCCGCCCTCACATGGGATGAGGCCGCAAAGAACATGGCCGACGGCAAGTGCGCCGTGAACCTGATGGGCGACTGGGCCTTCGGCGAGCTCCGCAACGCCGGCAAGCAGCCCGGGAAGGACTTCGCATGGGCCACGTTCCCCGGAAAGGAGGAAGTCTTCGACTACGTCGGAGACGGGTTCTCGACCCCGGCATCGAACCTCAAGCATCCTGACGAGGCCAAGGCCTGGCTCAAGACGCTCATGGACCCCAAGGTCCAGACGGACTTCGCGGCAAAGAAGGGATCCATCCCGGCCCGCACCGACGCTGACATCTCATCGCTCTCGCAGTACCAGCAGCAGGCTGCAGCGGCCTTCAAGTCAGTTCCCGTTGTCTCCTCGCTCGCCCACGGCCAGGTGACGACAGCGGAGTTCGCCCAGACCTATTCCGACGCCGTGACTGCCCTGAACGGCGGCGGAAGCATCGACGCGTTCGTCTCGGCCATGGTCCAGGCCCAGTCGAGCCAGCTCAAGTAG
- a CDS encoding carbohydrate ABC transporter permease — MTAPVIDRAWLRRRPAATIPHGVKTSRRARLIFAPSLLVSFLFVYVFIGITGYISLSNWKVGTSPDLSLRQPFGATYGEIVGEQRFQADYRNVIIFTAVFLVLAIVGGLVAALFIHHVAIGKSLFRTVFLLPYALSFIVTGVVWRWIFAPSTGINVFLKAIGIQNPPGWTTDPSIVGAVNSIDIGSPLKIQLGIPVALLPIIFAAAWQLVGFAMAMYLAGLASIPEEHLEAASVDGANAWQRLRHIVLPQLWPSTITCFVLLLHVALKIFDLVVAMSGSGPGFVTDVPGIYIYNYLTSRYDKASAMALILLGLTLLVVVPYLIRGYRRERKA; from the coding sequence ATGACAGCTCCAGTAATCGACCGCGCCTGGCTCCGGCGCCGTCCGGCCGCCACCATCCCCCACGGCGTCAAGACGTCGAGGCGCGCGCGCCTTATCTTCGCCCCCAGCCTCCTGGTGAGCTTCCTGTTCGTCTACGTCTTCATCGGCATCACCGGCTACATCTCGCTCTCCAACTGGAAGGTCGGGACCTCACCCGACCTGAGCCTCCGTCAGCCCTTCGGCGCCACCTACGGGGAGATCGTCGGAGAGCAGCGGTTCCAGGCCGACTACCGCAACGTCATCATCTTCACGGCGGTGTTCCTCGTCCTCGCGATCGTCGGCGGACTCGTCGCCGCACTCTTCATCCACCACGTGGCGATCGGCAAGAGCCTGTTCCGAACGGTCTTCCTGCTGCCCTACGCCCTCTCGTTCATCGTCACCGGCGTCGTATGGCGCTGGATCTTCGCCCCGTCCACCGGGATCAACGTCTTCCTCAAGGCGATCGGGATCCAGAACCCGCCCGGGTGGACCACCGACCCCAGCATCGTGGGCGCGGTCAACAGCATCGATATCGGCAGCCCGCTGAAGATCCAGCTCGGGATCCCCGTCGCGCTCCTTCCCATCATCTTCGCCGCAGCGTGGCAGCTCGTCGGCTTCGCCATGGCCATGTACCTCGCGGGACTCGCCTCGATCCCCGAGGAACACCTCGAGGCCGCCAGCGTAGACGGCGCCAACGCGTGGCAGCGCCTTCGCCACATCGTGCTTCCCCAGCTGTGGCCCTCGACCATCACCTGCTTCGTGCTCCTCCTGCACGTCGCGCTCAAGATCTTCGACCTCGTCGTCGCCATGTCCGGCTCGGGCCCCGGCTTCGTCACCGACGTGCCCGGTATCTACATCTACAACTACCTCACCAGCCGCTATGACAAGGCCTCCGCCATGGCGCTCATCCTCCTCGGCCTCACGCTGCTGGTCGTCGTCCCCTACCTCATCCGCGGGTACCGCCGCGAGCGAAAGGCCTAG
- a CDS encoding carbohydrate ABC transporter permease codes for MSVQSAKYASKSAIGVSRVRRPKEGAGFGPPRKAASARRFSRPTTWGGWAILAVCCIAAAFMLVPVYVIIATALSGGTSAPSFFLAFPDRPSLDAFKGAWQQLHGSLINSLQITVPAAAISCLIGSLNGYLLSKFPFRGSNALFTILLVGMFIPFQAVIIPVFQFLNMLHLQGSILGVTIVHIIYGIPITTLIFRNYYEGIPSAIVEAAAIDGAGIWKTFTHVMLPLSMPGFVVAAIFQITNIWNDFLFGFILTSPAAWPATVSLNNMIGTTTVNYAQLMAGAVLVAAPTVLVYLFLGRYFVRGLTAGSVK; via the coding sequence ATGAGCGTCCAATCCGCCAAGTACGCCTCCAAGTCGGCGATCGGAGTGTCCCGGGTCCGGCGACCGAAGGAAGGCGCAGGGTTCGGCCCGCCCAGAAAGGCTGCGTCGGCCCGCAGGTTCTCCCGGCCAACGACCTGGGGCGGCTGGGCCATCCTTGCAGTCTGCTGCATAGCCGCCGCGTTCATGCTCGTCCCCGTTTACGTCATCATCGCCACTGCGCTGTCGGGGGGCACGAGCGCACCGTCATTCTTCCTCGCCTTCCCCGACAGGCCCAGCCTCGACGCCTTCAAGGGTGCCTGGCAGCAGCTCCACGGATCGCTGATCAACTCCCTCCAGATCACCGTCCCCGCCGCGGCCATCTCGTGCCTCATCGGCTCCCTGAACGGCTACCTTCTCTCGAAGTTCCCGTTCCGCGGATCCAACGCCCTGTTCACGATCCTGTTGGTGGGCATGTTCATCCCGTTCCAGGCCGTCATCATCCCGGTGTTCCAGTTCCTGAACATGCTCCACCTGCAGGGGAGCATCCTCGGGGTGACCATCGTGCACATCATCTACGGCATCCCCATCACGACGCTCATCTTCCGCAACTACTACGAGGGCATCCCGAGCGCGATCGTCGAAGCTGCCGCGATCGACGGTGCGGGGATCTGGAAGACCTTCACACACGTCATGCTCCCGCTCTCGATGCCGGGGTTCGTGGTGGCGGCGATCTTCCAGATCACAAACATCTGGAACGACTTCCTCTTCGGCTTCATCCTCACGTCGCCCGCGGCGTGGCCAGCCACCGTCAGCCTCAACAACATGATCGGCACCACCACCGTCAACTACGCACAGCTCATGGCAGGTGCCGTGCTCGTCGCCGCGCCGACGGTCCTCGTGTACCTCTTCCTCGGCCGGTACTTCGTCAGGGGACTCACGGCGGGATCCGTCAAATGA
- a CDS encoding sugar kinase, translating into MTAPPFAGASRVVCVGETMAVLAPTSSVSLEFAEECMLGIGGAESNVAAQLAELGLTAVWAGRVGSDPFGQRVLRVLSERGVDVSLAEVDASAPTAVYFKEPDTGTGARTLYYRAGSAASLMGPEAIRRWSLDSAPWVHISGITAALSATCRALLEAVLDQRAAAGLPTSFDVNYRPALWAPAEAGPVLLELASRATVVLVGLDEAQTLWGCMTVEDVAEVLPEPGHLVVKDGAVEAIEYVRPSGGPRAAYRVPARQVDVVEPVGAGDAFAAGFLAGFICGTHPADRLSLGHALAAWTLGGRGDFRPGHGLTAPGPARSGAS; encoded by the coding sequence ATGACTGCGCCACCGTTCGCAGGAGCGAGCAGAGTCGTGTGCGTCGGCGAGACCATGGCCGTCCTCGCTCCCACAAGCTCCGTCTCGCTCGAGTTCGCCGAGGAATGCATGCTCGGGATCGGGGGGGCAGAGTCCAACGTGGCTGCACAGCTCGCCGAGCTTGGCCTAACGGCAGTTTGGGCCGGACGCGTCGGATCCGACCCGTTCGGCCAGCGGGTGCTCCGGGTCCTGTCCGAACGAGGCGTGGACGTCTCGCTCGCCGAAGTCGACGCCTCGGCTCCCACGGCCGTCTACTTCAAGGAGCCGGACACCGGCACCGGAGCGCGGACCCTCTACTACCGCGCAGGCTCCGCAGCCTCTCTCATGGGCCCCGAGGCTATCCGTCGGTGGAGTCTCGACTCCGCCCCGTGGGTTCACATCTCAGGCATCACCGCAGCGCTCTCGGCGACGTGCCGCGCACTCTTGGAGGCTGTGCTCGACCAGCGCGCAGCAGCCGGGCTGCCGACGTCATTCGACGTCAACTATCGCCCGGCGCTGTGGGCGCCCGCAGAAGCCGGACCGGTCCTGCTCGAACTGGCGAGCCGGGCCACAGTCGTCCTCGTAGGCCTGGACGAAGCTCAAACCCTATGGGGATGCATGACGGTCGAGGACGTCGCCGAGGTCCTGCCGGAGCCTGGCCACCTCGTCGTGAAGGACGGCGCGGTCGAGGCCATCGAATACGTTCGTCCCTCTGGCGGGCCCAGAGCGGCGTACCGGGTGCCCGCCCGACAGGTGGACGTCGTGGAACCCGTGGGAGCCGGCGACGCGTTCGCCGCTGGCTTTCTCGCTGGCTTTATCTGCGGCACGCACCCAGCAGACAGGCTCAGCCTGGGCCACGCCCTCGCCGCCTGGACCCTCGGCGGCCGAGGCGACTTCAGGCCGGGACACGGTCTCACAGCACCAGGACCGGCCCGCTCCGGGGCCAGCTGA